Part of the alpha proteobacterium U9-1i genome, GGCTCCGGCCAGGTCGCCAACAGCCATCCGAGATCGATAAGCGGATCGCCGATCGTTGCGAGCTCCCAATCCACGATCGCCGCGATTTCGGCGCTGTCATTTTGGAACATGACGTTGGCGAGGTGATAATCGCCGTGGATTACACCTGGACTGAAAGTATTGGGCCGGTTCGCTTCCAACCACGCGGCGGCGGCGTCGACCCCCGGCAACTGGTTCGTCCACCCTGGCATCTCGGCGTACGAAGAAAGCTGCGCTTTCCAGCGCGAGACTTGGCGCTCTAGGTAATTCTCCGGGCGCCCAAATCCTTCGAGACCTATCTTTCGATAGTCGAGCGCGCCGAGCGCGGCGATACCCTCAACCACGGCGAGCCCCATCCGGTGCTGCACAGTGGCGGACCCGGCATGCAGCGGCGGCAGACCAGAAACAGGATTGAAACCATCGATTGGCGCCATCAGGTAAAAGACTGCGCCCAGAACGCTCTCGTCCTCACAGACGGCAATGAAGCGTGGGTGCGGCACTTGTGTGCCTTTAAGCGCGGCGAGCAAGCGCGCTTCGCGGCGCATAGTGTCGTTTGAATTGGAGCGCTGATGAATAGGCGGGCGACGCAGGACGTAGCCTTCACCGGAGCGCGAAAAACGGAGCAGAATGTTTTGCGTGCCGCCGGCGAGGCGCACGCAATCGTTGAGCGGGCCAGAGCCCAAGCTTTGGCCGTCCATCCACGCCGCCAGCCTGGGGAGATCGACCTCCGCGTCCACTTAGCCCTCCTCCCTTATGTCTTTCGCCGATAATGGAGTTGACGAACGTGCTTGGCAATGGAATTTTGCACCATAGGTTAGATTTTTGATGATGACAGTCCGGGGGGAAACCGGCCAGGCGCTTCGAGCCCGGCTCTTGAGCGCGCCGCTCGAAGCGCTGCTCTTAGAGGCGCGCGCGCTGCGCGACGCTGGCCACGGCGCCGTGCAGAGCTATTCGCCCAAGGTTTTCATCCCCCTGACCCAGCTGTGCCGGGATTATTGTCATTACTGCACCTTCTCCCGACCGCCGACGCGCGGGCAGAAGGCGTATCTCTCCGCCGATGAAGTGCTCGCGATCGCGCGCGCAGGCGCGGCGGCCGGCTGCACCGAAGCGTTGTTCACCTTGGGCGACAAGCCGGAGCTGCGCCACCCAATCGCGCGCGCTGAACTCAATGCGATGGGATACGCGACGACGATCGATTATCTGGCGGCGATGTGCGCCCTGGTCCTACGCGAGACCAGCCTGCTGCCGCACGTCAACGCCGGCGTGATGAGCCGCGACGACATCGCCAAATTACGCACGGTGTCTGCATCGCAGGGTTTGATGCTGGAAAGCATTGCCGAACGCCTCTGCCAACGCGGTGGTGCGCACTATCAATCGCCCGACAAGGCGCCCGCGGCGCGAATTGAGACGATCCGCTTGGCTGGCGAACTCAAGGTCCCCTTCACCAGCGGCATCCTGATCGGCATAGGCGAGACGCGCGACGAACGGCTCGACGCCCTGTTAGCCTTGCGCGACTTACATGCCGAGTTTGGACACATCCAAGAGGTCATCGTTCAGAATTTTCGCGCCAAGCGCCGCACGCCGATGGCGGGCGCGGCTGAGCCAGATATGGACGATCTGCTTTGGACGATCGCTGCGGCGCGCCTGACCCTCGGGCCATCGATGAACATTCAGGCGCCGCCAAACCTTTCCAGCGCCGATTTTCCACGCTTATTGGACGCGGGAATCAATGATTGGGGCGGCGTGTCTCCGGTAACGCCCGATCACGTCAACCCGGAGGCGCCCTGGCCCGAGCTGGAGACGCTGCGCGCTGGAACAACGTCGCGCGACCGTGTGCTGGTGAAGCGGTTGCCGGTGTACCCGCGCTTCAACGATGCACGTTGGCTTGAGCCAAAGGTCGCCGCGCGGGTGCGCCAATTGAGCGATGCGGACGGCTGGTCACGAGACGATGACTGGGCCGCGGGCGGCGTGCCGGCGCCGCGCTTTCAACGAAGTGACGGCGCCGCCAGCGACGCTGTGCGCGCATTGGTCGATCGCGTTCGTGACGCCGAGCCCGTCGAGGCGGATCTCATCGCGCTGTTTCAAGCACGCGGGGCCGACGTCGATTTTATCTGCGACACGGCCGATGATCTGCGACGGGCGGTTGCGGGCGACGCAGTGAGTTACGTCGTCAATCGCAACATAAACTATACCAACATCTGCCTTTACAGCTGCGGCTTCTGCGCCTTCTCCAAAGGCGCGACGCACGAAAATCTTCGCGGTAAACCGTACGATCTCGACCATGACGAGATCTCCCGGCGCGTGCGGGAAGCCGTTGCACGCGGTGCGACCGAAGTGTGCCTGCAAGGCGGCATCCATCCGAGCTATACTGGCGAAACGTATCTTTCGCTGCTTCGAACGGTGCGTTCGGCGAGTGCGGACGTACACATTCACGCCTTCTCCCCACTTGAGATCATGCACGGCGCTTCGACGTTGGGACTGCCGCTTGGCGAATATCTGCTGCGCCTTAAGGCCGAAGGCCTCGGCACCCTGCCCGGCACCGCGGCGGAGATTCTCGACGACGACATCCGCGCTCTAATCTGTCCGGACAAGCTCAACACCGAAGAATGGCTTGCCGTGATGGAAGCCGCGCACGGGGTAGGCTTACGTACGACGGCGACGATCATGTTCGGCCACCTGGAAGCGCCAGCGCATTGGACGCGGCATTTGCTGCGCGTACGTGCGTTGCAGGCGCGCACCGGTGGGTTCACCGAATTCGTCCCATTGCCGTTTGTACATATGGAAGCGCCGATGGCGTTGCGCGGGCAAACCCGAAACGGGCCGACATTCCGCGAAGCGCGCTTGATGCACGCTATTGCGCGCCTGGCGCTGCATCCCTTGATTACAAACATCCAAGCGTCGTGGACGAAGCTTGGCCCCGAAGGCGCCCGCATCTGCCTCGGCGCGGGCGCAAATGATCTCGGCGGAACGCTGATGAACGAAAGCATATCGCGCGCAGCAGGCGCCAGCCACGGTCAAGAAATGCCACCCGAGGCGATGAACGCGTTGATCACCGCATCTGGGCGCATTCCTTTACAGCGCACAACGCTCTACGCGCCCGTAACCGAGGCGCAGCATCGACGCGGCCTCGGCGCCGCGCCGCTCGCACCGATCATCCAGACACCACCGCGCAAACGCGCACGCATGGAAAGTGAAGTCGCATGAGCACCCAAACTCGCCCCACGATCGCCGTCATCGGCGGCGCCGGCAAGGAAGGCAGCGGCCTCGCTTTGCGCTGGGCCCATGTGGGGTATCCGATCATCATAGGCAGCCGCGACGCCGCGCGCGCCAGCGAAGCCGCTGCCGAAATTAACGCCGCATTGGGACGAGACGCGGCGCGGGGCGCAGACAATTTGGCCGCCGCTCAAAGCGCTGACATCGTGGTGCTTACGGTGCCGTTCTCGGCGCAACGCGCGACGGTTGAAGGCGTGCGCGAGGCGTTGTCAGGAAAAATCCTGATCGACGTGACAGTGCCGCTCGTCCCGCCGAAGGTCAGTCGCGTGCAATTGCCGGAGGGTGGTTCCGCCGTCGAAGCAATTCAAAAGCTCCTCGGCGCGGATGTGCGCGTCGTCTCGGCGTTTCAAAACATTTCGGCGCATCACTTGAAGGATCTCGACCACACGATCGATTGTGACGTTTTGGTTTGCGCCGACGACAAAGCCACCGGCGACCTCGTCGTCGGCATGGCCAAGGAGATAGGGCTCGGCGCCTGGAATGCCGGCGTGCTGGCGAACTCGGTCGTTTCCGAGGCGCTTACCTCAGTGCTTATCGCTTTAAACCAGCGCTACAAGGCGCCCGGCTCCGGCATCCGCATTACCGGTCTGCCGAAGCAGGATTAGCCCGCCGCAGGCGCTGGGCTGGCCGCCTCGATCATGCCCTGCAACTTTGTTCGACCAAGACTGAGCACGGCGATTGCGATCGGCAACACGACGCACAGACTGATAATCAGCGACCAGCCGACCTTCATCTCATCACGCAAAACGTAATTGGTGATAAAGCCGACCGTCGTCGGGCCGAGCCCCATCGCGATGAGGCCCGTACACACAACGAACATCGCTGAAACGCGCCCACGTAGGTGCGCCGGCGTGGCGATCTGAACAAGCGCCGGCCCGATGCTGGACGCCGCCATGCCGCACGCCATGAACAAGCCGAACAGCGCAACCGCGATCATTGGGTCGGGCACAAGGTATGCGAGCGAGCCGACAATGATGCCGAGCGCCGTGCTGCCCATCACCCACGTGAAGTGCGCCGTCTTCATGCCACGGCCGTAGAGTTTATCGACGATCCAGCCATGCAGCGGGAGCGTGGTAGCCGCGAGGATCTGCGCGATGCCCATCACGATACCGATCCGCGCCGGCTCCCAACCGTGGATACGGATGAGGAACGCCGGCGTCCAAAGCTGCAAGCCAATCGTCACCGCGAACACAACGCTGATGCCGACGAACACGGCGAAGTAAAACTTCCAGTTCTTCTTCACGTAAGAAAAGGCTTCGCCATAGCCAAGCGTTACCACTTGCCCGGGCGGACGCTTCTTTTCGCGGAAGAAGAAGATCAAAAACGCCAGAAATACGCCCGGTATGCCGGTGAGGATGAAAGCCTGCCGCCATGGCTCCAGCGTGCCGAAGGCGCCCAGGTCCACAGCGCCGTTCTCATGCAGCGCCGCCACCAACGGGCCGCCGAGCAAAAAGACAAAACCCGCCCCCATCACGCCACCCATGACGAAGATCGACATAGCGAAGGACACGCGATCCGGGCGGAAGGAATCGCCGATAACCGAATAGGCGCCGGTGCTGAAGCCCGCCTCACCGGCGCCGAGCACGGCGCGCGCAAGTGCGATGCCCGCAAAGCCTTGGGCAAAACCGCACATTGCGGCGGCGATGCTCCATACGGTGACGGAAAAATAAAGGACAAGCTTGCGGCCAAATCGGTCCAGCAAAATGCCAATCGGAATGGCGCACGCGCTGTAGAGGAGCGCGAAAGCCGGGCCCTGCAACAAGCTTAGCTGGAAATCCGAAAGCCCGAGATCGGCCTTCATGGGCTGCACCAGCAGCGCGATGATGTAGCGGTCTGTCAGCGACAGCACATAGAGGATGAACAGGATGGCGACTGTCGCCCAGCCCATCAACGCGCTCGGATAGTCGCCATTCGCCGGCGCGGCTTGCGTGGCCTGACTCATGTTCCCGCCCCCATCTGTCGTTCTTGTTGTTGTGGCTCAGTCTTCGCCTTCGACCGTGAGCGCGCGTTCAGGGCAGGCGCGTGCGCCGCGGCGGGCGACAGCTTCCTGCCCTGGCAGAACCTCTATATCCCCGTCGAGGATATAGCCTGAATCATCGAGCTTGTAGACATCCGGCGCGAGCGACCAGCAGCGCGCATTGCCTTGGCATTTCTTGAAATCCACTTTGATTTTCATCGCGCCCTCCTCAAGTCCAATCCAGCACGAGATTCTCGACGCCAAACACGTAGCCGCCATATGTGATTGGCGCTTCACCGGGCTTTAGGCGGAACGTTGGAATGCGGTTCAGAAATTCTTCGAGCCCAATGATCAGCTCACGCCGCGCGAGATGTGAGCCGATGCAGCGATGCGGCCCGTAAGCGAATGTCGTATGCCGGTTGTTCTCACGATCGAAATCGATGCGATCGGGTTCAGGAAACTCGCTCGGATCGCGGTTGGCGATCATGGTGGGGCACGAGACGACGTCGCCTTTCTTCATCGGCACGCCGTCAAACACAGTATCCTGCGTGACCCGTCGCAGCGGTGTGATCGTCGCGTAAGCGCGGAAGAGCTCTTCGACCGCCGGCCGGATGATGTCGTGATCGGCGCGCAAGCGCGCTTGATCCTTTTGCTCACGCGCCAAATGGTACAGGTCAAAGCCGATCGCCATGGCGACGGTGTCGAGGCCGCCGACGAACATCAGCACGCCCATTCCAACCATTTCTGGATCGGTCAGCGCACGTCCTTCGACGCTGGCTTTGAGCAAGAAGGAGATAAAATCGTCCGTAGGTTCGCCTTTGCGCTGCTCCACAAGGTCCCGGATGAAGCCGGCGACAATTTTCATCGCTGCTTGCCGCTGCTCGTTGGTGCCGTGCAGCAATTCGTCAGCCCAGCCGAGAAATTCCGGGCGGCGACTTTCATCAATGCCGAGGAATTGCAAGAATACGCCGACGGCGAACGGGTAAGCGAAATCATTCATAACCTCGCAGGAGCCCTTGGCCTTGAACGCCTCGATCAGACGCACGGCGCGCTCGCGGGCGCCGGCCTCCATCGCTTCAACACGCTTGGGGGACAGGAGCGGGTTCAACAGCGTGCGGTAGAAGGTGTGCGCCGGCGGGTCGGACTCGAGCGGGACGATGACGAATTCTTCGCCCATGCTCTTTTCAAAATGGCCGCGCCGGCTGGAGAAGGTGGCGGGATCACCGAGGATGCGGCGCTGATCTTCCGCGCGTGTGACAACCCACGTGCCGCCGCCATCGAATGCGTTCGACGGCGAATAAAAGATTGGAGGAAAGTTGTGCACGTAGCCCATCGCGGCGTGCGGGCAACCGTTCGGCGTGCGCTCCATGCCGGGACTCGTGTAGATGCTGAAGTCGCGAACGAGATTTTGCGGGACATGCTCCGGGACGGCATTGCGCGTCATCCGCTTCCTCCTGTTCGCAACCGCGTCTGGCGCACAGTTTCGTTCGAAATTCGTATAGCAGTCATTTTTGCATTCAAGTATAATTTTCAGCGAGATCCACCCAAGCGACGAGCCGCGCTGACGTGACCCCGCTCACGCCCTAGAGTGCCCCCATGGACTTCCAGTCAGATCCGGAAATCGTCGTCACCGCACCGCGACTGCCCGAGGCGCCGGGGCAATTGGCGTTTTCTAGCTTGCCGATCGATGAGGCGGAGCTCACCGAAGCTATCCGCATCGATGACGCGCTGCGCTCGACGCCAGGCGTCTCGCTGTTCCGGCGCAACGACAGCGCGGCGGCCAACCCGACCATCCAGGGCCTGTCTCTGCGCGCCTCCGCGCCATCGGGCGCCGGCCGCACACTCGTACTTCTCGACGGGCAGCCCCTCAACGATCCGTTCGGCGGTTGGGTGATCTGGGGTGCGATCCCGCCTGACACGTTGGGGCGCGCCGAGATCGTGCGCGGGGCCGGCGCCGGGCCTTACGGCGCAGGCGCGTTGCTCGGTGTCGTGCGCTTGGACGAACGCGACACCGATGGCGTGGTGTTCTCTGGCGAAGGCGGCGATCTGGGGCATTGGCGCGCTTCGGCCTTTGGCGCGGCAAGCGGCGGCGGTGCATCGTTGATGCTGGCGGCGCAGGCTCAACATGAAGATGGCTGGCTCCCCGTGCGCGCGCGGCGCGGCGCGGCCGATGAAGCGGTTTGGTTCGACGGGGCCTCCGCGGTCGCACGGCTTGGCCTGCGCGGTGACGACCTCGCGTTCTCAGCCCGCATCGGTGCGTACGAAGAAGAACGCGGCGCCGGCCTCGTGGGTGCGCAATCCCGCAACACCGGACAAAGCGTCAGCTTTGCGCTGGCGCGCCCCAATGGGCCGCTGGCGTGGCGCGTTCAAACTTGGGCCGCGTGGTCCAATCTCGCAAACAGTTCGGTCGCCACGGCGCCGGATCGAAGCGCCACGACGCCGGCAAACAACCAGTATCGTACACCCGCCTTGGGTTGGGGGCTGAACGCCGCCTTGCGATGGACTGGCGATGCAAGCGGCGTTGAGGTTGGGGCAGACGTGCGCGGCAATGACGGCGAAACGCGCGAGTTGTTCCGTTTCCAAGGCGGCGGCTTCACGCGCTCACGCATTGCCGGCGGCGAAATGCTCACCTCAGGTGCGTACGCTGAAGGTTGGCGCGAAACCGGCGCATATCTCGTCTCCGGCGGCGTGCGACTCGATCAATGGCGCGCATTTGGCGGCGCGCGCCTGGAGCGTGACACCGCCAACAACGCAATTGTCCTCGGCGCAACCCCGGAGGACAACGACGTGCTCGCGCCGACAGCACGTCTGGGCGTGCGGCGCGGGCTAGATGGCGGCCTCTATCTCCGCGGCGCGGCGTATGCTGGCTTCCGTCCGCCAACGCTGAACGAATTGCATCGCCCCTTCCGCGTCGGCAACGACATCACCGAGGCGAACCCCGGCCTTGATCCTGAACGCCTCACCGGAATTGACGCGGCGGTTGGCGGCGAACGCTGGAGTATTGGCGTTTTCGCAACACGCGTCGAAGGCGCCATCGTCAACGTCACGCTCGGCGCCGGACCTGGCACGTTTTTCGCTGCTGAGTTGCCGCCTGGCATTTTCGTGCCGGCAGGCGGCGCGTTTCGGCAGCGGCGGAATGCGGGCGGCATCGACGCTTATGGCGTCGAAGCGGAGGCGCACGGCGATCTGCGAGACCTGCTGCGATGGCGCGCCGCGCTCAACTACACGGACGCGGCGATGCAAGGTGGGGCGCTCGACGGGCTGAGACCTGCGCAATCCCCGGAATGGAGCGCAACCGCAGGGCTCGCTTGGGAGGCGCCCACGGGCACAACATTTTCGGCGGACATATCGTACGAAAGCGCGCGCTTTGAAGACGATCTCAACTCACGCGAACTGGCCCCGGCCACAACGGTCGACCTGCGCGTTGATCAACGCCTGACGCAAGAGCTCTCGATTTACGCGGCGTTTGACAACGTCACCGACGAAGCCGTGGAAACCGCGGAGACGGCGGATGGCGTCGAAAGTTTTGGGCCTCCGCGCGCCTTCCGCGTTGGCGTACGGCTTTCGCGCTAGGACCAGTCCAGCACCAGATCCTTGATGCCGAACACGAAGCCACCGAACGCCACTGGTGCGGTGCCCTCCTTGATGCGGAAGTTCGGAATGCGCGCCAGCCATTCCTCCAAGCCGATGATAATTTCGCGACGCGCCAAGTGCGAACCGAGGCAGCGGTGGGGGCCGTAGGCGAACGCAGTATGGCGATTGTTTTCGCGCGCGAGGTCGATCTTGTCCGGATCGGGAAATTCTTGCGGATCGCGATTTGCCATCATGCTTGGGCATGAAATGAGATCGCCCTTTCGGATGTTGGCGCCTTCAAACTCGACGTCGCGCGTGGCCACGCGCACCATCTGCACGGTTGAGAACGCACGCAGCATTTCCTCGATCGCTGCCGGGATGCGTGCGGGTTCGCGGCGCAGCAAATCCTGGTCCGAGGGGTTTTCCGCGAGATAGCGCAGGTCAAATCCAAGCGCTGCCGCGACTGTGTCCAGACCTGCGACGAGCGTTAAGACGCCGACACCGCGCACCTCTTGATCCGTCAGTCTGCGGCCATCAATTTCGCGCTCGACGATGAAGGTCATGAAGTCGTCCGTGGGTTCGCGGCGGCGAAGTTCGGCGAGTTCATCCATGAAACCGAGAATTTTGCGGGCCGCCCACGTGCGCTGCTCCGGCGTGCCATGAAGCAGATTGTTGGCCCAGTCTACAAACTCTTCGAGCCGATCGTCCGGCAAGCCGATGAAGCGCAGGAAGATGTTCACGGCGAACGGAAACGCGAAGTCCGTCATCACCTCGCAGGACGTTCCTCGCGCCTTGATTTTCTCGATCAGCATCACCGCGCGTTCACGCACGATATGCTCCATCTGCGTTACACGCTTCGGCGAGAACAGAGGCAGCAGAACCTGACGAAAGTTCGTGTGTTGCGGCGGGTCCAGTTCAAGCGGAATAAGCGGCCAGTCTTCGCCCAGCGCGGTCGTGAAGATACGTCGGAAGCTGGAGAAGGTGTCGGTATCCTGCAGGAGCCGACGTTGATCATCAGCACGCGTGACGATCCACGTGCCAAGGCCTTCGCGCGTGTTGGCGGCGGAGTAGAAAACGCGTTGCCCCTGAGCGTGCACGCAACTCACCGCCAAATGCGGATCGCCGTTCGGCGTGGGCGTCATGCCGGGGGACGTGAAAAGGCTGAAATCGCCAGTTGGAACCCTAGCTTCTCCGCTCATTGCGCCGTCCTTATCCAAACGCCTTTGGTGTTGAGGTATGACTCAATGTGCTCAACGCCGCCTTCGCGGCCATAACCGCTCATCTTGTAGCCGCCGAACGGCACGTTCGGGTCCATCGCCTGATAATGGTTCACCCAGACCGATCCGGTACGCAGGCGTTTGGCGGCGGCATGCGCTTTGGTGATGTCGCGCGTCCATACACCGCTGGCGAGGCCGAATTGCGTGTCGTTGGCGCGGTCGATCACCTCTTCAAAGCTGTCAAACGGCAGCACACACACGACGGGGCCGAAAATTTCCTCGCGTGCAATGCGCATATGATCCTGCACATCAGCAAAGATCGTTGGCGGCACGAAGTAACCCTTGGCGAAGTCTCCCTCGGTGAGCCGCTTGCCGCCAGAGACGGCGCGCGCGCCTTCGGCGGGGCCAACGTCGAGATAGGAAGACACGCGACTCAACTGCTTTTCGGAGACCAACGGGCCGAGTTGCGTCTCGGGATTGATGCTGTTGCCGACGCGCAGCGTTTTACTGAATGCGGCCAAGCGCTCGACGAACTCGTCGTGGATTTTGCGCTCAACGAAGAGCCGCGTTCCCGCACTGCAGACTTGACCCGAATTGTTGAACACGCCCATGGCCGAACCTGGCACGGCGAGATCGAGGTCCGCGTCGGCGAAGACGATGTTGGGACTTTTGCCGCCAAGCTCGAGCGTCACCTTCTTCACGGTGCGCGCTGAGGCTTCAATGATCCGTTGGCCAGTCTCGCAAGAGCCCGTGAACGTGATTTTGTCGACGTCAGGATGAGATGAGAGTGCAGCGCCGGCGGCGCCCATGCCGGTGACGACGTTGACAACACCTGGCGGCACGCCGGCCTCAAGGCAAAGCTCCCCGAAGCGCAGCGGCGTCAACGATCCATCCTCGGCGGGCTTCAACACCACAGTACAGCCCGTCGCCAAAGCCGGGCCGGCTTTCCATTGCGCGCTGAACAATGGCCCGTTCCAAGGAATGATGGCCCCGACGACGCCGACCGGTTCTTTGAGCGTGTAGGACAGCAGTTCAACCGGAAACGAATTGCTCAGCGTCGAGCCGTGGATCGCGGTTGCGGCGCCGGCGAAGTGCCGGAGCGAGCGTACGATCATGCCTTTGAGCAGGCGGGACGTGGTGATGGGACGGCCCATCTCCAGCGTGTCCATCAAGGCAAGTTCCTCGAACTCACGCTCGACCAAGTCGGCAAGCTTCAAGAGGACCGCTTGACGCTCCGCCGGCTTGAACGTGCTCCAGGGGCCGTTGAACGCCTTGCGCGCGGCGGCAACGGCGCGATCGATGTCGGCCGCCTCACCGAAGGCAAGGTGAGCGATCACTTCTCCCGTTGACGGGTTGATGGTTGGAAAGGTTTTTCCGGACAAAGCCTCGACGTGCTCGCCGTCGATCAGCAGGCGCTTGGTGCTTACCGCAAGTGGACGGGCGCCATCTGCCACGGTTGGCCTCTCACAATCTGAGCGCCTACTCCAGGCGCGGGCGGGACGATTTCACATTTTGCACAGCGGTGCAACAATGATATGAAGCCGCTCGGAGCCTTGTCCCTATGATCAAAGTCATAAGCATGCTGAAGCGCCGGGCCGACATCACCCACCAGCACTTCTCGGACTATTGGTACAATATCCACGCGCCACTCGGAAACCGCATCGCACCGGCCGACGCGCTGAGCGCGCGCTACGTGCAGAACCACGCACTGACAATGAAGGGTGGCGGCGAAGCGCCATACGATGCAGTCGCGGAACTCTACTTCGAAGATATGGCGGCGATGAAGCGCTGGACCGATTGGTATCACAGCGAAGCTGGCAAGCCGCTTCGCGACGACGAACTCAATTTTATGGACGTAAGCCAGCGCGTGATCGTCGTGACGGACGAACGCGTGATGCGTGACAATCTCACCGAACGGTTGGCCGCTTTGAAAGGCGCCTCCAAATGAAGGCGCTGGTGCTCAGGACAGCGGACGGCCCAGAAGCGCTGCACCTCGAGGATTGGCCAAAGCCCCAGCCGCAAGCCGGCGACGTTTTGGTGCGCGTGCGCGCCTCGGCGCTCAACCGACGCGACTTCACCATCGTCAACGGCAAGCATGTAAACACCAAACTCCCCTGCGTGCTGGGCGGCGACGGCGCGGGCGTGGTTGAGGCGGTCGGTGATGGCGTCGATAAGATCTCTATCGGACAAGAGGTCGTGCTCTATCCGGCGCGCGAGTGGGGCGACGACGAGACGCGCTACGGCGTGAATTTTCGCGTGCTCGGCATGCCCGACCAAGGCACGTTCGCGGAGTACATCTGTACGCCGGCGACGGATGTCGCGCCAAAACCCGCCCATCTAAGCTTTGAGCAAGCCGCGGCGATCCCGCTCGCAGGCGTAACGGCTTGGCGCGCTGTCGTCACCCAAGGCGAAGTTCGCGCGGGCAAGCGCGTTTTGGTAACTGGCGCGGGCGGTGGCGCTGCGACCTTTGCGGTGCAGTGGGCGGCACAGTTGGGCGCCGATGTGTTTGTCACAAGCGGCGACGACGCCAAGATTGAGCGCGCGAAAACCTTGGGCGCCAAGGGTGGCGTGAATTATCGCGATCCCGATCTGCGTGCGAAACTGAAAGAGCTCACGCGCGGCGTCGACCTCATAATCGACAGCGCTGGCGGCAATGACATGCAAACGCTGATCGATACGCTCAGACCGGGCGGGCGCTATGTATTCTTTGGGTCCACATTGGGTAACCCGACCAAGCCACTCGACGTCCGCGCACTCTTCTTGAAGCACGTACGCCTGCAGGGCACAGCAATGGGCTCGCTCGCTGAATTCAAGGCGATGATGCGGTTCGTCGAGGAGAACAGAATTGAACCCGTGATCGATCAAATCCTGCCGCTTGAACGCGGCGCGGATGGGCTGAGGGCGATGTTGAGTTTCACGCAGATGGGCAAAATCGTACTGCGAAACGCCTAGCCGAATACGAAAACGCCGGACCCTCTCGAGCCCGGCGTTTTCTTCCCCTGAATGTCTTTGAGCTTAGAAGCGGAAACGAACCGCTGCGTTCAGGCTGTGCCGGTCGATCTCGTCGCCGAACTCGCCCTCGTACGAGAGCGAGAAGGTCGAGAAACCGTTTGTTGCATCTATTCCGACGCCGATAAGCGGCGCGCCCTCGCCCGAGCTTTCATCGACAAGCGTGAACGGCGTGCCGCCGCCAAGGCGGAACTCGCGTTCGGCGTCGTCACTCAGCACGTTCGCGCGATAGCCAAGCATCAAGCGCGGCGCGAGCATGCCTTCGCCGCTCAACCGCCAACGGCCGCTGAATTCAACGCCAACATCGGCCCAAAGGCGCTGTGCGAATTGGCTCTCGACGTCGTAATTGAACGCTGCACCGCCACCCTCTTCCTCGTACGCGGCTTCGTTGAGCGCCACGTACGTGAGCGCCGCGTGCGGCGTGACGATGAACCAAT contains:
- a CDS encoding probable phosphotransferase, which translates into the protein MDAEVDLPRLAAWMDGQSLGSGPLNDCVRLAGGTQNILLRFSRSGEGYVLRRPPIHQRSNSNDTMRREARLLAALKGTQVPHPRFIAVCEDESVLGAVFYLMAPIDGFNPVSGLPPLHAGSATVQHRMGLAVVEGIAALGALDYRKIGLEGFGRPENYLERQVSRWKAQLSSYAEMPGWTNQLPGVDAAAAWLEANRPNTFSPGVIHGDYHLANVMFQNDSAEIAAIVDWELATIGDPLIDLGWLLATWPEPGAAQNLISVKPWIGFPRADELVAHYAARSARDLSAMNWYAVLACYKLGILLEGTHARACAGKAPRETGDLLHGRAVRLFERAQRFIG
- a CDS encoding 7,8-didemethyl-8-hydroxy-5-deazariboflavin synthase subunit, whose amino-acid sequence is MSAPLEALLLEARALRDAGHGAVQSYSPKVFIPLTQLCRDYCHYCTFSRPPTRGQKAYLSADEVLAIARAGAAAGCTEALFTLGDKPELRHPIARAELNAMGYATTIDYLAAMCALVLRETSLLPHVNAGVMSRDDIAKLRTVSASQGLMLESIAERLCQRGGAHYQSPDKAPAARIETIRLAGELKVPFTSGILIGIGETRDERLDALLALRDLHAEFGHIQEVIVQNFRAKRRTPMAGAAEPDMDDLLWTIAAARLTLGPSMNIQAPPNLSSADFPRLLDAGINDWGGVSPVTPDHVNPEAPWPELETLRAGTTSRDRVLVKRLPVYPRFNDARWLEPKVAARVRQLSDADGWSRDDDWAAGGVPAPRFQRSDGAASDAVRALVDRVRDAEPVEADLIALFQARGADVDFICDTADDLRRAVAGDAVSYVVNRNINYTNICLYSCGFCAFSKGATHENLRGKPYDLDHDEISRRVREAVARGATEVCLQGGIHPSYTGETYLSLLRTVRSASADVHIHAFSPLEIMHGASTLGLPLGEYLLRLKAEGLGTLPGTAAEILDDDIRALICPDKLNTEEWLAVMEAAHGVGLRTTATIMFGHLEAPAHWTRHLLRVRALQARTGGFTEFVPLPFVHMEAPMALRGQTRNGPTFREARLMHAIARLALHPLITNIQASWTKLGPEGARICLGAGANDLGGTLMNESISRAAGASHGQEMPPEAMNALITASGRIPLQRTTLYAPVTEAQHRRGLGAAPLAPIIQTPPRKRARMESEVA
- a CDS encoding NADPH-dependent F420 reductase, whose product is MSTQTRPTIAVIGGAGKEGSGLALRWAHVGYPIIIGSRDAARASEAAAEINAALGRDAARGADNLAAAQSADIVVLTVPFSAQRATVEGVREALSGKILIDVTVPLVPPKVSRVQLPEGGSAVEAIQKLLGADVRVVSAFQNISAHHLKDLDHTIDCDVLVCADDKATGDLVVGMAKEIGLGAWNAGVLANSVVSEALTSVLIALNQRYKAPGSGIRITGLPKQD
- a CDS encoding putative cytochrome P450 hydroxylase — protein: MTRNAVPEHVPQNLVRDFSIYTSPGMERTPNGCPHAAMGYVHNFPPIFYSPSNAFDGGGTWVVTRAEDQRRILGDPATFSSRRGHFEKSMGEEFVIVPLESDPPAHTFYRTLLNPLLSPKRVEAMEAGARERAVRLIEAFKAKGSCEVMNDFAYPFAVGVFLQFLGIDESRRPEFLGWADELLHGTNEQRQAAMKIVAGFIRDLVEQRKGEPTDDFISFLLKASVEGRALTDPEMVGMGVLMFVGGLDTVAMAIGFDLYHLAREQKDQARLRADHDIIRPAVEELFRAYATITPLRRVTQDTVFDGVPMKKGDVVSCPTMIANRDPSEFPEPDRIDFDRENNRHTTFAYGPHRCIGSHLARRELIIGLEEFLNRIPTFRLKPGEAPITYGGYVFGVENLVLDWT
- a CDS encoding probable ferredoxin: MKIKVDFKKCQGNARCWSLAPDVYKLDDSGYILDGDIEVLPGQEAVARRGARACPERALTVEGED
- a CDS encoding permeases of the major facilitator superfamily, which produces MSQATQAAPANGDYPSALMGWATVAILFILYVLSLTDRYIIALLVQPMKADLGLSDFQLSLLQGPAFALLYSACAIPIGILLDRFGRKLVLYFSVTVWSIAAAMCGFAQGFAGIALARAVLGAGEAGFSTGAYSVIGDSFRPDRVSFAMSIFVMGGVMGAGFVFLLGGPLVAALHENGAVDLGAFGTLEPWRQAFILTGIPGVFLAFLIFFFREKKRPPGQVVTLGYGEAFSYVKKNWKFYFAVFVGISVVFAVTIGLQLWTPAFLIRIHGWEPARIGIVMGIAQILAATTLPLHGWIVDKLYGRGMKTAHFTWVMGSTALGIIVGSLAYLVPDPMIAVALFGLFMACGMAASSIGPALVQIATPAHLRGRVSAMFVVCTGLIAMGLGPTTVGFITNYVLRDEMKVGWSLIISLCVVLPIAIAVLSLGRTKLQGMIEAASPAPAAG